The Diospyros lotus cultivar Yz01 chromosome 11, ASM1463336v1, whole genome shotgun sequence region CTAAaaggggctgtttagttgtggaaaatgattttcAGCTGtctatctccaattttctataaaatttctagttttcattttccatcgaaaatttggaaaatacaTTCAAATGCTAGAACTACATAAGACTAATTTTCAATCTAGAAAATTGGAAtgtattgtgtgtgtgtgtgtgtgtgtgtgagagagagagagagagagagatttttctttcttgtaacTTGTATtaaagaaggagatggagatgattcGGAGAAAATTTTGTGGAAAGTTTTCAGATCTCCATTCTCTattggaaattttttttatttgaataagttttctatttttttgttatctgggagtaattttccaaaaaattggagctattttccacaactaaacaacctctaaccttttctttttagtttCCCTTTGTTATTGAATTATAGACACATTACCTATGttcatttcctttttaaattttatatttgaataagtATGAATGTATTTGGTTCTTTGAGGTAACTTTGTCAAAGTGCTACGTAGTAATCATATAACTGTCTTTTGAACACAGACAATTTTGATGTGGGAAAATCTAGAACCATGGAGAACcttgaagataaagaattgaATGCTGCATTTGAGAAGTGGAAGTCAAGGACATATGCTTTGACAGTTCCCTTGAGAATTATTGCTTTACGTGGTTCACTGCCTCCTTCATGGGTGAAGGTCTGTTTTTCCAGCTTGTCTTTTGTTTGAATTTGCACTATATGAATACCACCAAATCTACTGCAGAAAAATTTACATTTCTGCATATAATGTAGTCCTTCAACTTAATTATCCAATGATAATAAACAAAATCTATTCCTTTCATATAATGAGTCTTAGCTTCTCTTTGCCTATAATGTCCAAATTAATGCAAGTGTTTATACTAAGTGTCATAATTTGCTTCTTGACACACAGGACTTCATTAAATCTCAAGGAAAGAGAGTGAGGTTACGGTTAGAGATCTATGGAAGTCTCAACGACAATGCTCTCTTTAAATCTTTTACCAATGGAAATGTTGATCGTAAATCTGCTGTAGCAGCTGATATTATTAGCATTGGTGATTCGTGGCTCAATTTTGCAATAAAGAAGGGTGTAATTGAGCCCCTAGAAGGGATAGAGAACCAAGATTGGTATAAATGCTTGGGCAAAAAATGGAAGGTAATGATAAAATTCATCTTAAGTTTTTGTCTGTCACTTTCTCTTGAATGACATTTAATGGATTTGTTATGTTGTATTCCAATGAGTAAGGTCAGTGTTCAAAAACAATTGATTGTGAAAATTCTGTCAACTTGGAATATACTTGTGATTGGTGGTAAATTTGGCCTGGAGTGGCATACTAAATGTAGCAATATGTCTATTGAAAGATTCGTGCTTCTTATTATAGTGACTGGGTGAAGACCAGACTGTGTACTGCTAGGAATGCCCATCTGTTTCACATTTCAAGTCACCTTAGCTGATATTCTCTGCTCTTGTTCTCACAAGTGCTTCCACTCATCACAGCATTTTCATGCTCGCTTCGTTTCAGTATGTTAGACAGCTACTTTTCCAAAAAGTTTAAGTTGTGAGGAAAGGGACCCATTTTATATCAAGATTTTTGTTACTCCCATGTAACACATGGACAAACTTAACCAAGGTGCATTAACATGGACAAAATAAGCTTACACAACAAATTTGACTGGTGGGTGACAAGTTCGTATGAATTGCTCAATTCTAATCACTCTTGGAATCAAAGttctaatattatatttgttaccaattatcaaaattttaaactattagaAAATGGTCTTAGTAATGTGGATATTGGAAATTGTTATGTTCCCCATGTCGGGCAACATAAGGTTTGCTCGATGCGAGCAAAATCAGAGGGGGGGgcgtgccccccccccccccccccccccccacacacacacacacgcgtgCGCGCGCCCGCGTTGGGCGCGGGCAATAGATCACCCCTTGTGGATACTTTATAACACTTTAGAAAATGGTCTTGAATGACATTTAGGTGACAATTGGACTTATTTGTTTGTATAAATGACTCAATTCTTGGttatttgaattcaaatttttggaacatcaataataaattaattttgtagatAGCGTTTGGAAgtctattgttatttttttgcattaaattgttggttaaatattattgattgatAAATGAATGTAGaagatataaatattaatttttaatttttaaccacTAGTTTCATGAATGCTAGTTTTTGCATCTTTGTCATTCAAGTCAGTGATCTTCTTCAGTTGCACAATGCTTAAAAGCATTAGAAGGATCGAATTTGACTCCGTGTATATATGTCTGAAATATTTATCTTAAGTTCAGTTGCCAAGATTAGTAGTGCACACACTTtgtaattgaaaagaaaatatgtacctaaatgaaagaaaaaaaaaaactgaatagataaaaaaaaaaattaaagaaaaaaaaaattgaacgtGCTGGTACACAATGCATACTTAGGATTATACCAGTCCCCTGGCTAATGTTTCATGGGATCTTATGGAGAGAGCCTTGTGGTTACTTTAGCGCCTGCCCAAATGGATAGGTTTCACAGTAAAATTTTCCTCCTAAAATATTCTCAGGTATATTTATGCAGGAACAATGAAGGAAACTTGGATCCTGAAGGGAAAATATGGGCTGCCCCATATAGATGGGGAACCATGGTGATAGCTTACAAGAAATCGAAATTTCAAAAGCATAATTTGTCTCCTATAGAGGTATTCTTTCTCAGGCTGTGAAGTTACTTGCTGTTCTTCTTGTATGAggataatatttatatatcatgGTCATTGTTTTATTCTCGTGATGATATTGAGATTTTAAATCCATTTcaccagaatttttttttgctcaGTCATTTCACCAGAATTTAGTAGCCATAGCAGAACTGATGCGacgacaacaacaacatatccagccctTATCCCCctatgtggggtcggttacatgaattctaaacttccatgtatttctgtcttgtCATAGCAGAACTAATAGATGGAATTATATTTGCGTGAATGCACATgatttccatttccttcttaGTTAGGAGTTAACCCCAGATGCAATACATTTATAAAATACTACAATCAACAATAAtctcaagcctttatcccactggGTGGGGTCAGCCAATACATTTATAGAATTCTATTGAAAAGTTGAAATGAACTGATACAATTAACTTTGTTCTTTGAAGTTTGATACACCATTATTCCTTTCCTGTTTTTTATCCTTTCGCTATGATTATacaaaaagtcatttttatgttgcattgtcATTAAACAATTTTGGCATTTTTAGCAGTACAATCTGCAAATATTGTCTTTTGAATGTGCTTGGAATAAGATATCTCAATTGCAGGACTGGGCCGATTTATGGCGGCCTGAACTTACAGGGAAAATTTCAATGGTTGATTCTCCTAGAGAAGTTGTTGGCACAGTATTGAAGAGCATGGGGGCATCATACAATACATGCAATATTGATGCTCAGGTTGCAGGAGGGAGAAATGCGGTGGGAAAGAAGCTCACACAGCTCAGCAAGCAGGTATAAACATTAATGGCCAAGCCACAAACCACATGGAAAATACAACCAAACAGTTGCTTTGGGGCTGCAAATAAGTTATTATGCTCTCTGGACAACAAACATGTATAAACATTAATGGTTAAGCCACAAACCCTATGGCAAACACAACCAAACAGTTGCCTGGGGGTGCATAAGACTggtttttccaaaataataataataataaacaacaaCAGAAAAACATTCTAAACTCAGTGTCTCTTTAAAGTGTGTTTATAAATCCTGATTTCGTGATGAACTTGTCAACCATAACTATAAGGTCATCTGTGTTAAAAAAAATCTGTTCAAGTCAACTGGTTAAATAACACTTGATGTTGTTACTACTAACAATGATGTAAAGCTGAACACAAGCAACAATATTCCAGCTTTGCTTGTTGATCCCCAAGCAACAGTTGTGTATCTCCTGTTGGAAGCGTTTGATGAGCCCCAAACAAAACTCAAGAAAATTCACTCAAATAGGATAGAAatttaagagaagaaaattgTTCTCTCAAAACTCACAATATTTTTAACTCAACTTCTTTTCTGATGGATCATAAAACTTCAAATGAGCAACCCTTCTTATACTACATCTggtacataataattaattgctAATACATGAACTTATAAAATCTAAACACCCATTTCAAATTCCTAGATGCATGAATGGAACTAGATTCATCCATAATAAATTCTAGATGcatgttgttgtcaaaatacaacaatctatttttaatcgTGAGAGAATACAATTTGTGTCTAGTTGATCACTAGAATCTTGAGAGTGTAGAGTCTTCAAGGGTcctgagagtctcgtcaccaagtgTCTTGAGAGTCCTGGGTATGTTGAATGACGGGAGACTCTCGTGATCTTTTGAACGGTCCTGATGAGCGGGAGACTCATTTGGATCTGATAGGAGGCTTTCTAATGACCGAATGACCCTTGATGACCGAGAGACCTGTAAGACAAACTCACGGTTAGGGCGCGGGTGGGTGTCCCCGTGTAAaccctccgatacttaagtcagttCTTGAGAGCGAGAGCGCAAGAATGTATTAGAGTGTCAAAAAGAGTGTACTTGAGGTCAGAGGCGTGGCCTCTTATTTatggagggggaggggggggggggggggggggggggggcacgtGGTGGCCATCTCGAGAGTCTCACGGCCGTGATGGTGTATCCAGGGGATGAGATGTGAGTGAGTGACACACACACGGTTATTTGACCGAGTGGCCTGGCTTCTACATGTCTTGAAGggtagaagagagagagggatgagGACCCCCTACTCACTCAGTCATATGACCGAGTGAGTCATGCTCTTATGGGGGAGAAGAGACCCCCACTCGCTTAGTCATATGACGGAGTGGGTCTTCACCCgcttggtcttgagcggctccctTGCCTTTTTGCCTTGATTCAAACCCATCTTTGCTCCAAATGCTTGCATCTGCTCCTTACCGGATACAGGTGCAATTTTCAGGGCATATCACACGTAAATCAAGattcatcaaataaaaattcattgagTATAGATTAATATTCTAACATCCCCCCTTAATCTAGACTTGAGTAACACCAAGTTTCTCCTTCAGTTTGACAAAAGTTTCAGTCTTCAATGCCTTTGTGAAAATGTCTGCAATCTGATTCTGTGTCTTGCAATGCTTGACCACTACTTCTCCTTCTTTAATCAAGTCTCGAATGTAGTGATGTTTAATCCTAATGTGCTTGCTCCTTCCATGAAAAACTGGATTTTTGCTAAGTGCAATTGCTGAGTTATTATCACAATACAACACTGTTTCCTTCTCTTGAGAGCACTTCAATTCTTTCAACATCCACCTCAGCCAAAGAGCTTGACAACCAGCTGCACACAAAGCAATATACTCTGCTTCTGTGGAAGAGAGAGCCACAACAGATTGTTTCTTTGAAGACCAAGAAACTGCACCTGAACCAGTATTGAAAACATACCCAGATGTGCTTTTGTGATTATCTGTGTCTCCTCCCCAGTCACTGTCACTGTAACCAATCAAGATTGATTCTTGCAATCTCTTGTAATGAATCCCATGATCAATAGTACCAACAACATAATGAAGGATTCTTTTGCCAGCTTCCCAATGACTTTTCTTTGGTGAAGTCATAAATCTGCTCAACATGCTGACAGCAAACATCAAGTCTGGCCTTCTTGCTGTTAAATACATTAGACTTCCCACTAAACTTCGATAAAGACTAGCATCAACTTCTTAATTCCTATCATCTTTGCTCAACTTCAAATTTGCCTCCATAGGAGTACTGCAAGGGACAGCACTGTCCATTCTAAATTTCTTTAACAAGTCTTTTGCATACTTCTGTTGAGAAATATTGATTCCTTCATCTGCTTGTTTTACTTCAATTCCAAGGAAGTAATGAAGAAGTCCCAAGTCGGTCATCTCAAATTCTTCCACCATGGATTTTTTAAAATCCATTCCCATTTTCTCATTATTGCTTGTAAGGATaagatcatcaacatacaagcaaacaataagaaaattaccACTTTCATCTTCTTTGGTGTAGAGAGCATGCTCGTATGGACATCTCTTGAATCCATTCTTCAAAAAGAAACTGTCAGTTCGGCTGTACCAAGCTCTTGGAGCTTGTTTCAGTCCATATAATGCTTTCTTTAAGCGCTACACCTTGTGTTCTTCACCTTTCTTTTTGTAACCCGGGGACTGTTCGAcatagacttcttcttctaggtAACCATTAAGGAAAGTCGATTTCACGTCCATTTGATGCACCTTCCAATCTTTTTGAGCTGCCAATGATAAAAATAGACGAACTGTTTCCAAACGAGTTACAGGagcaaaaatttcttcataatcGACACTGAATTTCTGCTTGTAACCTTTCACAACAAGTCTTGCTTTGTTTTTGTCAACTTTACCATTTGAATCCAACTTTGTTTTGTAAACCCATTTTACACCGAGCACCGTCTTGTCTTTTGGAAGATCTGTCAACTCCCATGTCTTGTTTCTTTCAATTGCATCTATTTCTTGATTCATGGCAATCCTCCATTTTTCCTCCTTGGATGCTTCTTCAAAACTTATTGGGTCTGCATCTACAAGTAATGCAAAATTCATTCCATCACTAGTAACCATGACATAGTCATTTGAGGGATACCTTTTGGATGGCTGATGTGGTCGGGTCGATCTCCTTAGTGATGGCAAAGTTGGCTCGTCATAACTTGATGGTGAACTGGTTTTGAGGATAATGGTTCAGCACCTTCTGGTTCAGCCACTTGTGCACCTTCCTTGTCTTCAATATTAACAGAAATTTATTTCTGTTTTTGATCCGCAGCATTCCACTTCCAAGATTCTCCCTCATTAAAGTGCACATCTCTACTTATAATTATCTTCTTTGAGATGGGATTGTACAACTGATATGCTTTTGAATTTTCACTGTACCCAACTAGGATACATTTTTCTGATTTATCATCCAGCTTACCTCTCTTCTCATCTGGAACATGAGAGTAAGCTATACTTCCAAACACTCTCAAGTGGCTGACACATGATTTTATCCCACTCCAAGCTTCTTGAGGAGCCATTCCTTGAACACTTTTAGTTGCAGCTCCGTTTAGAAGATAGACAGCACATGTAACAGCATCACCTCAAAATTCATTAGGCATCTCTTTGGCTTTCAGCATGCCTCTTGCTAGTTCCATGATGGTTCTATTTTTCCGCTCGGCTACTTTATTTTGCTGGGGAGTGTATCGAATAGTTTGCTGATGTCGAATTCCATTCTCTTTTAAAAAACTCTCCAAAGCAACAAATTCTCTACCACGATCAGAAtatcaagtttttattttatagccACTCTGATTTTCAACAAAAGCTTTGAAGGTTTTGAAGCATTAAAAAACTCCACTTTTTTCTTTAAGCAAATAAATCCACGTCTTTCTACTGTAATCGTCAATGAAAGTGAGAAAATAATCATTACCTCCAACTGATGGTGTGCACATGGGTCCACACAAATCAGTGTGGACTAATTCAAGTGGGTTTGAGGCTCTCCATGCTTTGCCAACTGGAAATTGATTGCAATGATGCTTCCCAAGAATACATGCTTCACAAATTTGATGATCTCTTTGACTGATATTTGCAGTTCCTCTCACCATATGATTTTTGCACATATGAGACAATGAGTTAAAACTCAAATGTCTGTATTGAAAATGCCAAAGCCATGAAATATCATTCACCAAAGTGCTGAAACAAGAGCTTTGGCCATATGAAAAATTCAAGGGAAACATCTTGTTTGGAGTCATTTTTACTCTTGTAATAAGAACACCATCTCTGCCTTTTATCTCGCACAGTTCATCTTTGAAAATAACATTCTGTCCCTTTTGAAGAAGTTGCCCAACACTCAACAGGTTGTGTTTGAGACCTGGAACATAGAACACATCAGTGATTTGTTTGACACCATCTTTGTCTGAACAAGGATATTGCCTTTTCCTTTTACTTGAAGTCGTTTGTCATCACCAATCTTGACCTCACTTTGGAGAGAATcatccaaaattacaaaaatatctttGTTGCCAGTCATATGATTACTGCAACCGTTGTCAAGATACCAAACATTTTCAGCAACAACTTCTTACTTTTTATAGGCCAGAAAAGGAGTACCTTCATCATCATTTTGCTCCTCGTGCATAAAATTTGAGTTGTTTTTGTCACCATCATTCTTCTTCAACCTGCAATACGCTTTAGTATGGCCAAAATGATTGCAATTGTAACACTGAATATGAGAAAATTCACCACGACCTCTGCCTTTGCCTctgcctcttcctcttcctcggCTTGAAGTAGAACTTGATTCTTCCTTGCTTTCATTGTTGTTGTTCCAAGACTTGAAATTTCTACCACCTCCACGTccacctcttcctcttcctctaaaGCTTTGACTAAAAGAAGCTTGAGATTGAAAAGCTTGTTCTAAAGGAGCAGTATCAAATTGCGCAATCTAAGCTCATGAGATTGGAGAGATCCCATCAAGCTATTTATTGATAAAGTGGCTAAGTCTTTTGATTCTTCAATGGCAACAACAACATGCTCAAATTTTCTAGTCATGCTTCTGAGAATTTTCTCAACAACTCTCTGATCTAAAATTTGTTCTCCATTTGCTTTCAATTGATTAACAATTGAAAGaacacaattaaaatattcCTCCACCGACTCAGAATCTTTCATTTTAAGTGTGTCAAATTCAGATCTTAGAGCTTGCAATCTTACCATTTTAACTTTGGCTTCACCTTGGTAGTTGATTGCAGAATGTCCCATGCCTCCTTTGCTGAAGTTGCTGCAGAAATCCTCTAAAAAATTGCTTCATCGATAGcttgataaataaaaaacaaagcCTTCTTGTCCTTCTTGCGATTCTCCTTCAATTCATTGCTTTGTTGTTGAGTAAGAGCAGCTTTGTCTTGTGGCTCAACAAATCCATTCTCAACAATGTCCCATAAGTCTTGGGAACCATATAAAACTTTCATTTGCTGACTCCATCAACTATAATTCTTCCCATTGAACAGAGGAAGTTGAGGTTGCAACATATTGTTGTTGGATGCCATATTTTAacctgctctaataccaatttgttgGAAGCATTTGATGAGCCCCAAACAAAACTCAAGAAAATTCACTCAAATAGGATAGAAATTTAAGAGAAGAAAGTTGTTCTCTCAAAACTCACAATATTTTTAACTCAACTTCTTTTCTAATGGATCATAAAACTTCAAATGAGCAACCCTTCTTATACTACATCTggtacataataattaattgctAATACATGAAGTTATAAAATCTAAACACCCATTTCAAATTCCTAGATGCATGAAAGGAACTAGATTCATCCATAATAAATTCTAGATGCATGTAAATTAAGattcatcaaataaaaattcattgagTCTAGATTAATATAGTGTTCGAAAATTCGGCCTAGGCAACCGCCTAGGCGTTAGGCGGCCACTGGTCGCGCCGATTAAGGGCTGCTCGACACCCCTAGTCGCCgggcccgattaatcgggccaTGGCGGCGCCTAATTGCCTGGGTCGCCTAGGTCGTGCGCGTCTTGGGCCGACCTATTTCctccttccctttctctctctggtcgTTCATCACGagtcgtctctctctctctctctcgctgtcGATCTCGTCTCTTGGTCGTTCACCGCCGCCGTCAATCTCATCTGTTGGTCGTTCTCTCTCGTCACCACCGATCTCATCTGTTGGCTGTCATCTCTCGTCGCCGATCTCGTCTTCCTCTAGTatgtatccatcttcctccACTTCCggtaaaaaagtaaaaaacattGCTCCTTGGTCCTTGTTGCTTGCTGCAGTAGCAAGCTTGCTGTTGATCTAGTCGCcgcctaggccccgcctaggcggCGCTAGTCGCCAACCTGCcacccgactagcgcctagcgcatTTTTGAACAACTCCACCATCAATTTTCAGTACACAGTGAATTTGCTATGGTCctgttacgggtatttcccgCTCTACACTATTTGGGTCAGGCTTAAGTTAATGGGTCGGCCCAACTGTTTAAGATCCGGGGGACCTCGAGCTGAGCCCATCAAAGCGAGCTCACACGCTGCTGGCGCCCATGCTCATACGGTGGAACTAAGTGAGCTCCCGGTAACACCTCTAACTTATCAACGTACTCGGGCGAGCTCCCTACTACGTTTtgagcgagctcccagcgatcCTTGCAGTTCGTTGGTGCAGCCGATCAACTCGCGTAACGGGAAGGGCATATGCCACGGATATCATTTGGCCAGGGGCCACCCCAGATGGACTATTCAGGCCCATTTTCTCGGCCCATTTGGCCGGCCCACACCAGTCCCATCTTGACCCCTCTTttacaacatcattacagccgcGTCTGTGTTTCCGCGCGTtcacctcagatcccatcctcattaatggcgaatctcatctacattaatgagggtctcgtcgacACCTTGCTGCAGCATGGCTGTCCCCGCCGACGCCAGctattccatcccatcatcTGTATACGTACAGGAGAGGCAGAGAGACATGTCCTGGGatatatatcagccagctcttcTGAGAGTGAgggtatgttttttctttggtCCACGAACGAATACTTTTGCACACTTATTTGCTCGCTCACTGACTTGGGCATTAGAGTACTTTGCAGGGAAGGGTCAGCAGGTCAAGGGGTTGAACCAAGCATcctgttttctctttctcgaATCCACCGCACCAAAACGGGCCAATGAATCACCGTCGATcaattccgaacgtcgacaAGTCCTAAATCATGAGTTCTATTAAAATTGTGGTTTAGAACCATGAATTATTGAGGGACACTAGgtttaagaaatattttctttcccctGGGCTTTGTAGAATTCATCCTGTAGTTCGGGGAAAGGACATGTCTGATGTTCACCTGTTGGTATGCATAAATATGCATTTTCTAGACACTTCAAGACCTTTTAAATTAGATGGTCAAATAGCTTTGGTGTGAACTAAAAATACAAGGACATGGAATCATGAACCCTCAAAATTGCAGAACTTGAGCTGTTACAAGGAAAAAAGTCGTTGAAGGTAGAGTGTTTTAACCAAAATGTGTTACTTCTTGTTTATccctataaagaaaagaagTTTTCATACTACCTTGAACAAACAATCTTATCTGGTTGTTGGCTCAACATAGATAAGAATTCCACACTATTTGTCAATTGATggattttcaaatattatgGTACAACTATGTGCATGACTTAGTGAACTTAGAAGTCCTCTGACATGCATTTTGcattcttttttaatttcatgtggagtaatttttaattttcattattaaacCCATGGTGCTTTTGGTTGTTGTCCTCACCTGGATGAAATGGCTTTCTGTAGGTTCGGTTATTTGATAGTGTGCACTATCTGAAAGCATTTGGAGTGGGAGATGTATGGGTGGCAGTTGGATGGAGTAGTGATGTTCTTCCTGTTGCAAAACGCATGTCAAACGTCACAGTAATTGTTCCAAAATCTGGATCTAGTTTATGGGTGGATCTGTGGGTATGTCAAGAATCATCtgttatcattttcttttttcttttcttgcattGAAGATGCACTTGAAAGGGAGCAGAGGACAATTAGGAAAAGATGGTATTAAGTATCCTTGATTATTAATATTTGAATCTGCCCAAGTCGTGATTCTTTGCAGTGGTTTTCAGATAGAAATCATGTTCTTTGCAGGCAATTCCAGCTGCTTCAAGATTTGCTACAAATAAAATAGGGGGACGAGTCAGGGGGCCATCTCCCCTGATCCATCAGTGGATCGAGTTCTGTTTGCAGGCTGCTAGCGCGCTGCCTCTCCAGCAGCAGGTAATCCCAGGCGCATCTCCCTCCTCCCTCCATTCTACCACAACTAAAGAGTCGGAAGAGCTTACCAAGGGCAAGCCTAAACTGGAAACAAATCTCATTTCTGGAGTACCCCCGAGGGATATTTTGGATCAGTGTGAGTTTCTAGAGCCTTTACCAGATGCTGCATTAGCAGATTATCAGTGGTTAATTGCAAGCATGCAGAAATCGCATTGTGGTTTGATTCAAAGAATGGGACGCGTCATCTTGTCTTCACTTGGAAACCTGTTGCCAGGGATGCAATGCAACCCAAGGTAACTTGAGATTTTCCATGCCCCCTCTTTAATAGAGCTATGATTCATAGTTGTAACTAAATTTTAACGGTTATTGTAGTAAGTCCTGCTGATGCTGAGATTTCGTGGTTAAGTGGTGCATATTCAACTCTACTGTGCATGGCATGTGTTTGCATTTTTGAACCATCAAGGTGTGCGTAAGCGTCTAAAATGCTTGTAAGTAAAAGTTGACATCAAATTAATGGTGTTCACAAGAGCTGATGATTCGAAGGACTGCCTGGAGAACTTGAGAAGTAATGACTAATAATGAATAATGTAAGGGCGTGGGCGTCTGCACAATTATACCAAATTATCAGTGCACACAAGGCATTACAGAAACAAATGTGCATCCCCAACCCCAAGGACTGGTTATTGACTTCGCTATACGAAAGGAGGAAGTAGTAGGTTGATTCTCATTTTCCCCTCAAAAAGGGACAGGGCAAAGATACCAGTAGATTCTGTTAATAACtggtttttaaatatttaaagagAACCTACGGCTCATAAGTTACTTTTCCTCTCGTTTCTCCAATGTAAAAGTTAAATGTGTAAACATTTAAAGCAGGGATGCATAATTGCATTTGAGTGttaacacacaaaaaaaaaaccaaaacagAATGCCAAAAGGTTACAATCTTCCAACTGATGAATTGGTGCTACCAGAATATATTATCCCCcgccaaaaaacaaaaaaccaaaaaacaaaccaaaagaCAAAAGCAAAATAGGCATGAACAACACGGTTTTTTTGGAGcatggaatgaaaataatttacatGATGTCATATACACATTTTATGAATACAGCCATAGAGAATACGGAGGCATATAAAATAGAACAGGAAGAGAGGGAACAGATCACTCCAAGAAAGTGGAAAATTTCCTACAAGTGTGGAAAGAAAACCCATGAAGCACCCAAGTCGATCTTGAATCCCATTGACGACTCACCAATCAGTCCCATGGAGAATGAGAAGAATGGGCGCAGAAGcagaaagaataaataaatcaagGTAAAAAGAATAGAACTTTGCAAAGCTTGGGCCCTTTTCACTGCCCcaaaaaattttcatcatttacTCGAGGCTTTAATCAGAGTTGGAATCATAAAAGTCACTTGGGCATGGGGTCATGACTTCAGATTCAAGTATTTGGACTACCCTGTGCATGGTAGGTCTATCCTCAGGGGCTGAAGATACACACTGGATGGCAACTGAGAGCAGAGCATCAAAGCTTTCAGGCTGGACCCCTTCAGAGTGTGGATCAATAATCTCCCTTTGTCTATTCTCCGTGACTAGAAAATTCAACTGCAAAAAAGATAATTCATGCATCAACGGTTATGGCAGTAGTGGAATGAAGGTTAGCTAT contains the following coding sequences:
- the LOC127813161 gene encoding uncharacterized protein LOC127813161 yields the protein MAVSFSSTFPADPINLKFPNHSIANPNPSFASCHCPNPLFLRCRTRRLSSATSGDRTLNGNSPAPCHSRQRPRSLKSPPDSLRNLASSAIVFLLGLGIRICSAAASTQIPAVSVANCPTVVEEQKIEDNFDVGKSRTMENLEDKELNAAFEKWKSRTYALTVPLRIIALRGSLPPSWVKDFIKSQGKRVRLRLEIYGSLNDNALFKSFTNGNVDRKSAVAADIISIGDSWLNFAIKKGVIEPLEGIENQDWYKCLGKKWKVYLCRNNEGNLDPEGKIWAAPYRWGTMVIAYKKSKFQKHNLSPIEDWADLWRPELTGKISMVDSPREVVGTVLKSMGASYNTCNIDAQVAGGRNAVGKKLTQLSKQVRLFDSVHYLKAFGVGDVWVAVGWSSDVLPVAKRMSNVTVIVPKSGSSLWVDLWAIPAASRFATNKIGGRVRGPSPLIHQWIEFCLQAASALPLQQQVIPGASPSSLHSTTTKESEELTKGKPKLETNLISGVPPRDILDQCEFLEPLPDAALADYQWLIASMQKSHCGLIQRMGRVILSSLGNLLPGMQCNPSKSC